The sequence below is a genomic window from Coffea arabica cultivar ET-39 chromosome 4c, Coffea Arabica ET-39 HiFi, whole genome shotgun sequence.
GTTGTTGGTAGATGTCTGCGATGTTACAATGAGTACCATTAATTAGGTCTTAAATATCTTGAAAGATTTTGCACTCCAAAGGGTAGTATAAATAAAGCTAAAGTACAATGACAGGATCGACGGGATGAAATAACCGAGGAGCAAAATTCAATAATGTGTCCAGATTATGAAATGGAAAAGATGCGCTTGATTACTGTAGCTTATTTAGGTCAGCAGAAAAGGTGAACATGATGGAAAGAAAGGATCTCAGGCAAATAATAAAATGATGGATAAAGATGAATTATTCCACCGTCCCAAAACACGCCACCAGCAGCACCTTTATCTTTTTTGGAGGGCTCCCAGACGTCCCTACCATGTAAATCGAACTGCTTTCTTTTTGACTGGAAGAGAAAATGAACCACGTGAGAATCGAGCCTCTCTTCTGAGATCAGTTAAAAACAACAGACATTAGAAGTTTTGCAGCTGCACCCAACAGCAAGAGCTTCTCTCCTCCTTTAATAGTTGTTCAAAGCAAAGCTCACTTTACCAGGATGGCTGACCCTGTTATCTCTTTTGTAATTGAGAGAACTGGCGATCTGCTGATTCAAAAAATTGTTTTCCTGAAAGGTGTTCGACGACAAGTTGAGAGACTTCAAAATGATCTGGTCCGGATGCGGTGTTTCCTGAAAGATGCTGATCAGAGGCAAGATGAAGATGCGAGGATCCGCAACTGGGTTTCTGAAATCAGAGCTGCTGCCTACGATGCGGAGGATATCATTGAGATATTTGCCAGCAAAGTTGAGTTCATAAAGGACAAGGGACTCGTCACCCAATTGACATATTATCCCTTGAAAATTGTGAACTTCTACAAGATAGGTAAAGAGATTGAGTCCTTACAGATGAGGATCAATGACATAGCTGATAGCCGTGAAAAATATGGTATCAAAAGTCTTGGAGAGGGGATGGGTACACATGGAGAAGAGCTTCAACGGCTCCGACGGTCCTCTCCAATTAGTGAGGACACGGATATTGTGGGcttcgagaagataacaaaATCCCTGGTGAAAGAACTTTTGAAAGGGGACAAAAACCGCCAGGTGGTTTCGATCATTGGCATGGGAGGTGCTGGTAAGACAACTCTAGCCAAAAAAGTTTATAACCATGTTGACGTCAGAGCAAGATTCAACTGCCGTGTTTGGGTATGCGTCTCTTCAATCTACAATCACAAAGAGACGCTGAGAACAATCATAAAGCAACTGAATCCGATAACTAATGAGCTACTTGACATGTTGGAAAAGATGCAGGAGCAGGACTTGGAAGAAAGGCTGTATAAAGATCTAAAAGACAAATGTTATCTTGTGGTACTTGATGATGTATGGAAGGAAGAAGCGTGGGATTGTCTTGCCAGGAGGGCCTTTCCTGATGTTAATACATCAAGTAGAGTGCTACTTACAAGTCGCAATCAGGATGTTGCCGTACACGCAGATGCTCTTAGCAAACCACATGAGTTGAAAACTTTGGGGCAGGAAGACAGCTGGCAGTTGTTTCTCAAAAAGGCCTTTGGCCATGGAGCTAATGCTGGGTGTCCTACAGATTTGGAAGTAATAGGCAGGAAAATTGCGGGCCGATGTGCCGGTCTACCACTGGCCATAATGGTTATTGGTGGCCTGCTACTGGGCAAGAAAAGGTTGGAGAGTGAATGGGAGAAAGTTCTCGACAACTTCAGCGCATACCTATCAAGAAGCCAGAGTGATGCAGGGGCAATTCTGGAATTAAGTTATGCAGATCTTCCTgccaatctgaaattttgctttTTGTATTTGGGTTTGTTTCCAGAGGACTCCGTGATTTCTGTGCGCAAGTTGATCCATATGTGGGTTGCAGAAGGAATAATGCAGAAAAGAGATGCAAAAAATTTGGAGGAAACTGCAGCATATGAAGTTGTGGAACGACTTTGTAGCAGAAATATGGTCCAAGTGGCGGAAATGACTGTTGATGAGAGGATTAAAAGCTGTAGAGTCCATGATGCACTGCGAGAGCTTGCAATCAGAAAGGCAgaggatgaaattttttttcagaTCCATGACACCAGAGATGATGAAATATCAGCCAAATCCAGGTACCTTGCTGCTCATATTCTCCCTCTggataaaaattattttgggtCTTTGGCCCCTCCTCTCCGGTCTCTGCTTTTTTTCAATATCCACGATTACGGGGAAAACATTAGTCTGAGCTTCGGAAGTTTCAGAAAGCTCAGGATACTAGACCTCGAGGATGTTAAGATGTACTCTAATTTGCC
It includes:
- the LOC140005301 gene encoding putative disease resistance protein At1g50180 isoform X2, yielding MADPVISFVIERTGDLLIQKIVFLKGVRRQVERLQNDLVRMRCFLKDADQRQDEDARIRNWVSEIRAAAYDAEDIIEIFASKVEFIKDKGLVTQLTYYPLKIVNFYKIGKEIESLQMRINDIADSREKYGIKSLGEGMGTHGEELQRLRRSSPISEDTDIVGFEKITKSLVKELLKGDKNRQVVSIIGMGGAGKTTLAKKVYNHVDVRARFNCRVWVCVSSIYNHKETLRTIIKQLNPITNELLDMLEKMQEQDLEERLYKDLKDKCYLVVLDDVWKEEAWDCLARRAFPDVNTSSRVLLTSRNQDVAVHADALSKPHELKTLGQEDSWQLFLKKAFGHGANAGCPTDLEVIGRKIAGRCAGLPLAIMVIGGLLLGKKRLESEWEKVLDNFSAYLSRSQSDAGAILELSYADLPANLKFCFLYLGLFPEDSVISVRKLIHMWVAEGIMQKRDAKNLEETAAYEVVERLCSRNMVQVAEMTVDERIKSCRVHDALRELAIRKAEDEIFFQIHDTRDDEISAKSRIEESPDSVTHTL
- the LOC140005301 gene encoding putative disease resistance RPP13-like protein 3 isoform X1; translation: MADPVISFVIERTGDLLIQKIVFLKGVRRQVERLQNDLVRMRCFLKDADQRQDEDARIRNWVSEIRAAAYDAEDIIEIFASKVEFIKDKGLVTQLTYYPLKIVNFYKIGKEIESLQMRINDIADSREKYGIKSLGEGMGTHGEELQRLRRSSPISEDTDIVGFEKITKSLVKELLKGDKNRQVVSIIGMGGAGKTTLAKKVYNHVDVRARFNCRVWVCVSSIYNHKETLRTIIKQLNPITNELLDMLEKMQEQDLEERLYKDLKDKCYLVVLDDVWKEEAWDCLARRAFPDVNTSSRVLLTSRNQDVAVHADALSKPHELKTLGQEDSWQLFLKKAFGHGANAGCPTDLEVIGRKIAGRCAGLPLAIMVIGGLLLGKKRLESEWEKVLDNFSAYLSRSQSDAGAILELSYADLPANLKFCFLYLGLFPEDSVISVRKLIHMWVAEGIMQKRDAKNLEETAAYEVVERLCSRNMVQVAEMTVDERIKSCRVHDALRELAIRKAEDEIFFQIHDTRDDEISAKSRYLAAHILPLDKNYFGSLAPPLRSLLFFNIHDYGENISLSFGSFRKLRILDLEDVKMYSNLPEEIGKVRLLRYLGLRRTSIGRLPDSFGQLRNLQTLDVRNFHRVRVSNFIWMLESLRYLYAYKVECDVPLKIEGLRNLQTLSRIHFDDIMHNNMITLTSLQKLGIWVDDKSDIVKLCMHLSEVGSLKALRLYFDGRSERRSLGGLSKLHHVTALKLSGSGLRMLPPDFPPNLSRLSLSFTRLEDNPMPALEKLGQLSFLKMEFSYWGEQLVISRLHQLKFLELNFQHGLKEIQVEKGALPQLQCLRIRKCLSLEKLPEDLISRLDADMISSIPNL